Within the Solwaraspora sp. WMMA2056 genome, the region CGTCCTCGATCACCAGCAGCCGGGCCACGACAGGCACGCTACCTGGCGCCGGCGCTGGTGGCGGCACCCGTTAACGGTTCTTTAGGGTCCCCCGGCGCTGCCGTTAACCCACCGGCGGGCATAGTCAGCGAGGTGACCCGTCGTGTGCTGCTCGCCGTCGCCGGCTGGTGCCTCGCCGTCGGTGCGGCCACCATGATCGGACTGGCCGCGTTGCGGGTGGTCGGTGAGGGGCTGACCGGTGGCCCGGCCGGTGAGGTGCTCGATCAGCAGGAGATCGCCCGCCAGCTCGCGGCCGCCTCGCCGACGCCCTCGGCATCGGCCACCGTGCCGCCGACTCCGGCACCGACCGGCCCGCCGGCCGGTCCGGCGACCAGCCCTGACCCGCCGTCGCCGTCGCCGAGCGACACCGCCGAGGCGCAGGTCGCGGCGACCCCCGGCGGCACCGTGGTCGTCGCCTGCGACGGCGCGTTGGCCCGCCTGGTCTCCTGGGCGCCGGCACAGGGTTACACCGCGAGCGATGTGGACCGTGGTCCCGACGACGACGCCGAGGTGAGCTTCGTCGGCGCGGCCGGCGAGTACGAGGTGACCGTGGTCTGTGCCGCCGGTCGTCCGCAGGTCACCTGGGAACTGGACGACTGACGCCCGGCTCCCGGCGCGTCGCCGGCGCGTCCGGCCCGCGCCGCCGCGTCCGGCCCGCTCACCGGTAGCGGTGCGAGTTGACCGACCAGTCGTAGGTGCCCCGGATCCAGTGCCGCCGGGCGGCGACGAGGCGCTCCACCGCCGGCGGCGCGTCGATCAGCACCTCCGCCTCCAGCCGCAGATAGAGCGCCAGGCTGTCGGTGAACCGGGTGCTGGCCTCGGCCAGCCCCGCCGCCGCGCCCCGGCCGGTCTCGTGCGCGATGACGACAGCCAGGTTGTGTGGATCCTGGTGGTGCTCCTTGGCGTAGGAGAACAGGTCGTTGCACCAGCAGACCAGATCGGCCGCGACAGTGTTCAATTCCGCGAGCCGTGGGTCAACCCGGTGACGGGAATGCGGCAGTCCGTTTTCCGCGAGGTCGGTGAGCGCGAAACTGGGCAGTACGGCGCCGGTGTGCCGGCGCATCTGGATGTACTCGGCCACCGCCGGCACCCGACCCTGCTGGCGGTTGCTGGCTTCCCAGAGCAGTGCGAAGAGGTAGTGGTGCAGCGAAGCGGTGAAGCGCAACAGGGCCCCGGGCCGGCGCAGCCGGCGGACCCGGTGACACAGGTCGGCCAGCGCCGCCGCCAGCGGTTCCTGGTCCGTCGCCGACCCGGCGGCCGGTACGCCGTACCGCTCCAGCACCTGCATCAGTGGACTGATCAGGGGCGAGATCCGGCACGGGTCGGCACCGCCGCCGTCTTCGTCGCAGACGTCGTCCAGTGCGAACAGCCAGGTGATCAGGTCACTGAGCAGTTGGGCGTGAGTCAGCTCGGCACCGGGTGCGGCGCGGGCCGCCAGCTCGGCCGCGTTGGCCTGACCCAGCCGGGCCGCGATGGAGGCGTTGGCGGTCAGCGCGAACCGCTGGGCCCACTGGATCGACTGCGCGGCGAGGGTCGGCAGATGCGGGTTCGTCCGGGGACGGAACGGCGGCGCCACCACCGATGTCGGCGCGAACGCGGGCATGTGACCTCCGGCCGGGCGCCAAGGGGAGGGGTGGCGCACCAGCGTGATCATCATCGCGGTCCGCGCCCGTGGCGGCGAGTGCCGTCCTCAGAAGCCGAACCCGGCGTTACGCAATCGTTCTTCGAGCACCGCGGGGCAGTCGACCTGGACCCGGGCGACCCGTTGCCGACCGGTCAGGAACAGCACGAGCTCGCCGGGTGGGGCGCTGATCAGCACCGGCTCGCCACCGCCGCCGGTGCTCACCTCGCCGTAGCCGTCGGCGACGACCCGGACCGCCCCGGTGAACCGGCGCAGGTGCAGCCGGCTCAGCGCGGCGACCCGCTTCCACAGCGCTGCCTGCTCGCCGGGCGGGACGTCCCGGGGGGTCCAGTCGGGTACGGCGCGGCGGACGTCCTCGTGGTGGATGAAGAATTCCATGAGGTTGGCGAGTTCGTCGGTGAGCGGGTTGCTCAGTGGACTCCACACCGGCGGCTGCCGGACCAGCGCGACCAGCTCCGGGAAGGGCCGGCGGGCGTACTCGGTGCGGACCCGTTCGCTGTAGCTGCGCAGCACCGGCAGCCAGATCCCGGGCCCGGCGTCGGGCCGGCGCTCCCGCACCACCAGGTGTGCCGCGAGGTCGCGGGTGGTCCAGCCCTCGTTGATCGTCGGTGCGTCCGGACCGACGGTGAGGAACAGGTCGGCAAGGGCTTGACGTTCCATCTGTGCGAACCGGGCCATGAACCGATCCTAGGTGCAGCCGTGACCCGGTGGCGGGGGAGCCGGGTGATCCGCCCCGTCCGGCCGTCGCCGTTGCTGTGGCGGTCGCCACACTCGTCGCCGTCGGCTGGCATCGTCGGGTGGTAAGGACAAGATTTGATGTTCGGAACTTACCTGCGGGGGAAGTGTGGCCAATAGGACAAGCCGTGACGTGCTGCTGCGTGGGCTGTGGGTGCTCGGCCAGGGCATCCGCGAGCAGCCGGGGCTGTTCACCGTCGGGGTCGGCGGCAGTGTCGTGTTCGGGCTGCTCACCATCGCCAGTGCGTACGTCGTCGGGGCGATCGTCGGTGAGGTGGTCGTGCCCTCGATCGAGTCCGGGCGGGCCGAGACCGGTCTGCTCGCCGCCGGAGCGGCC harbors:
- a CDS encoding TIGR03085 family metal-binding protein, which produces MARFAQMERQALADLFLTVGPDAPTINEGWTTRDLAAHLVVRERRPDAGPGIWLPVLRSYSERVRTEYARRPFPELVALVRQPPVWSPLSNPLTDELANLMEFFIHHEDVRRAVPDWTPRDVPPGEQAALWKRVAALSRLHLRRFTGAVRVVADGYGEVSTGGGGEPVLISAPPGELVLFLTGRQRVARVQVDCPAVLEERLRNAGFGF
- a CDS encoding bifunctional terpene synthase/polyprenyl synthetase family protein, with the protein product MPAFAPTSVVAPPFRPRTNPHLPTLAAQSIQWAQRFALTANASIAARLGQANAAELAARAAPGAELTHAQLLSDLITWLFALDDVCDEDGGGADPCRISPLISPLMQVLERYGVPAAGSATDQEPLAAALADLCHRVRRLRRPGALLRFTASLHHYLFALLWEASNRQQGRVPAVAEYIQMRRHTGAVLPSFALTDLAENGLPHSRHRVDPRLAELNTVAADLVCWCNDLFSYAKEHHQDPHNLAVVIAHETGRGAAAGLAEASTRFTDSLALYLRLEAEVLIDAPPAVERLVAARRHWIRGTYDWSVNSHRYR
- a CDS encoding septum formation initiator yields the protein MTRRVLLAVAGWCLAVGAATMIGLAALRVVGEGLTGGPAGEVLDQQEIARQLAAASPTPSASATVPPTPAPTGPPAGPATSPDPPSPSPSDTAEAQVAATPGGTVVVACDGALARLVSWAPAQGYTASDVDRGPDDDAEVSFVGAAGEYEVTVVCAAGRPQVTWELDD